One region of Thunnus albacares chromosome 20, fThuAlb1.1, whole genome shotgun sequence genomic DNA includes:
- the LOC122970713 gene encoding uncharacterized protein LOC122970713 has protein sequence MANISLQKRAVIDVHEDAQSARKEGHALPHRSSPSSSPPPPPSSPSPSSSSSHTVNKWTLISHFPKNVGDCRRPLQLLHIFGESVEIKEPHCLTNYRVTTTQTWRHIQAFMSHDAFIENTDRLFVSHKTQKKPPQKLQKHNSVFKTAIINSIDLDKSQIRQKQSKYSLSIYKYPYKGNRGSSRRRQRRAASTQNEIKEEIKSYKII, from the exons CTGTGATTGACGTCCACGAGGACGCGCAGAGTGCAAGGAAGGAGGGACACGCGCTTCCACACagatcatcaccatcatcatcaccaccaccaccaccatcatcaccatcaccatcatcatcatcatcacacaccGTGAACAAGTGGACTCTAATTtcacattttccaaaaaatgttGGAGATT GCCGCAGacctctgcagctgctgcacatTTTTGGGGAAAGTGTTGAAATCAAAGAGCCACACTGTCTGACAAACTACAGAGTCACTACAACACAGACATGGAGACACATTCAAGCTTTCATGTCACATGATGCTTTTAtagaaaacactgacagactgTTCGTATCACACAAGACGCAGAAAAAACCGCCACAGAAGCTTCAGAAACACAACAGCGTGTTTAAAACTGCGATTATTAACTCGATAGATTTGGATAAAtcacaaataagacaaaaacagagcaaatattCACTCAGCATTTACAAATATCCGTATAAAGGAAACAGAGGAAGCTCGAGGAGGCGACAGCGCCGCGCAGCTTCAacacagaatgaaataaaagaggaaataaaatcatataaaataatataa
- the hoxb6b gene encoding homeobox protein Hox-B6b, with protein sequence MSSYFVNSTFPVSLPGGQDSLLGQIPLYSSGYTDPLRHYSNAATYGAANMQEKVYPASYYQQTGAAAAAAIYGRTSGGAPCDYNPVGTFYKDAEGSCAFSSREDQPLFVTQEHQRSKAECPEQSVSMSSSLDDKSSTLIYPWMQRMNACSAGPFGSSGRRGRQTYTRYQTLELEKEFHFNRYLTRRRRIEISHALCLTERQIKIWFQNRRMKWKKENKLLNPSKTPEEEEEEEQTEKKS encoded by the exons ATGAGTTCCTATTTTGTTAACTCAACTTTTCCCGTGTCTCTACCGGGAGGACAGGACTCTCTCCTGGGTCAGATACCGTTATATTCCTCGGGATACACCGATCCGTTAAGACACTACTCCAACGCGGCCACATATGGAGCAGCCAACATGCAGGAGAAGGTTTACCCGGCGTCCTACTACCAGCAGACGGGCGCAGCGGCCGCGGCGGCCATCTACGGCCGGACCAGCGGCGGAGCGCCGTGCGACTACAACCCGGTCGGGACTTTCTACAAGGACGCGGAGGGCTCGTGCGCTTTCTCGAGCCGCGAGGATCAGCCGCTGTTTGTCACTCAGGAGCATCAGCGGAGCAAAGCGGAGTGCCCCGAACAGAGTGTCAGCATGAGCAGCAGCCTCGACGACAAGTCCTCCACTCTGATCTACCCGTGGATGCAGAGGATGAACGCCTGCTCGGCCG gCCCGTTTGGCAGCAGTGGCCGCAGGGGCCGACAGACCTACACCCGCTACCAGACTCTGGAGCTGGAGAAAGAGTTCCACTTTAACCGCTACCTGACCAGGAGGCGCCGGATAGAGATCTCGCACGCCCTTTGCCTGACCGAGAGACAGATCAAAATCTGGTTTCAGAACCGCAGGATGAAGTGGAAAAAGGAGAACAAACTCCTCAATCCGTCAAAGACACccgaagaagaagaggaggaggaacagacggagaaaaagagctaa